ttatttcattataccttcagaatataaaatttaaaatataagttttacCGTTATGCCTCCACCATATATGCATATCCAACCTTCCCCCAACCTATCATTTGTGGTGCCCCATTTTCTGTTGTATCATGAATTAAGATTACTCATACCAAACAGATCTAGTAGACTAGCATGGGCTCATATACAGCATCCGGAGTATGCCATTCAACACTCCATATTCATGGTTTACCATTCATACATAGATGAATATGAGCTCTTTTTGTATGATATCTGAATCCTAAATCCTGGAGtgcaatttctttctttttgtctaAATGAAGAAGTTCTTTGACACAAACAATTTCTGATAATTCGTTCAGGTTGCATTTGCAAAGAGAGCGTCTGAAGATCCCGATCTCAGGATGGCACACAACGTGCATAAGATGTCTTCAGTAGTAGGCGGAGCCCTTTTCATTGCGGATGATCTTTTCCCTGAAACCCCATTTCTACATGCTGGTTGGCATCTCGCCGCTGCTGTTGGAGTTGGCACTTGCAACAAACTCTTGGAGTAGTTAATCTGTCCTCATTAATTTGCCGAAAATACCTATCCATGAATCTCAACTCCGAGTCCCTCCACAGGTAGGACAAGGAAAAGGATATGCCATATAGAATATTTCTACAACGTAAATACAAGAAGCGCGTCTTCAATTGGTTAAGGAGTACTTATATTTGCATCAAGTTATTGAATATGAACACAAAAAAGAACAGTACTATTCTTTATTTATGATCAAGAATCATCAGTTCGTGTTATATACATTTGTAAGCTGCACAGAGATCAATGGCTGTAAATTCGCCAaccataattttcatttttggagaatatatatagttgtgtCACTGTCAAGTACTATATCatagtttttctatattaacTTCTTTACCTTGAATCGTTTGAGTCGGTTGTGAACGCCTTATGAACTGGAACAACATAGAGGAAGGGCATTTATTCCGTGCAGGTGTACGCTGTAAACAGTTTTAATATGCTAATAAATTCCTTAAAAAGATTAGTCCTTCATTGAAAATTgcattatctatactataacGTCCAAGACTAACTAATTttggttaattaataaaatacgGGTCGACTGAAAATAGCTTATCTactcaataaatatttgtctctttaactaattaatcatGCACGTTAATTCATTTCATgttctaataatttattcatttttattttcctacacggctttatttaattaaataaatataactaaaaattcatGGAGTGTGATTTTCAATCAAGTGAAATACGAAAAAGTTTGAGAAGTATAGGGGAAGGTGTagtcaattattatttcagCTTTGTATAAATGCagtgtaataattaaattcgtGGACAAGTACTCCAAGAAACAACATAAATTGAGTTATGACAACATTGAAGCAAAAGAATAATAGTACTCCTACCCCGTATGGTTAGTGGTTAGAAACATGAGTAACatgcaattaataaatatatggtTAGTTGCACGAGTgcatacaaataataaatggacaatatatatgaaattaaatgtaatGTGTGTAATAATTCATCAATAATAATCCCTTGTAATTTGGGGGGAACTCATGTACAAAGACTAGTAGCTAGGTAGAGTAGTCAAAGTGTAGAGTAAGTAAAGGTCATTATGAGGCTTCAAATCACGAACTTTTTTGGTAGGCGAAGAACTAAATTGTGGGGGCGTGGGGTTTAGTTTAGTTGTgcattaatcaagaaaaaagcaaattCTTTGCgttcttgtgtgtgtgtgagagagagagagagaattggaACACGAAGATGAAGAAATGTGAAAGGCACGAGACTATGCTATTGTGGGttttggggtggggtggggggtgggggccGACTGCCGACTGATATGTGAACAACGTAGGCGTAAAAGGCGATAACAAGACATTGAAGTCCCAATGACACGCTTACTCATAATCTCATCATTGTCACGTCGCTTTTACCATCCACCCCTCTCCCAGAATTTCACACCACCcctttttcctatttctttTCAAGTTCTTTGCATGCCCCTTAATTTCTtgtccttctctctctctctctctctctctctctcttgaatgtgaatatatatatatatatacacaaacataTGACAGGGTAGACCTTGCTCCGTTGCTTCTTTGTAATACCAAGAAAAAAACCCTTCTCCTTGCATTCTCTCCTTTTGTTCCCTGTTAAGTCTTTATCTCTCTATCAGGCATGCAGAATCCCCTTTCACATATATTTACTTAGCCCACCAAGCATTCAAACATGCACTTTCTACCTTATAACTCTCTTTCATGTTACATATATGCTATCTAAtctaataaatcaatcatcaTTCACTTCATATTTGCCACTCAATTATGTGGATATTGAAGTGTAATGACAACAGCCAAAATGGGAAGACGATGTCGACAGATCCATTATCCGCAGGCCGGAAGCTCCGGCCTCTAATGCCAAGGCCAATCACTAGCTACACCACCAATACTGGCGCATTTTCAACACCAACAACCCCTTGTTGTTGCTTTCACAACCCTAACTTCTCTGCGTGGAACCAACCCCTaagtacacatatatatgcagCCATAACTTAAACTTTTAGATAAGACACTCATTCATCTACATGCAGTtcatatatgtaaatatttgcAACCTTTTCTGCAGGCGGTGCGTGTGCTGATTATGGAGTTAAAAGAGAGATCATGAGTAGAACGCCACTGGTGAGCTCCAGATGGAATCCGACACCGGAGCAGCTGCACGCCCTTGAAGAAATGTACCAACGCGGAACCAAAACGCCGTCTGCGGAACAAATCCAGCAGATTGCTGCAAAACTTAGAAGGTTTGGTAAGATTGAAGGGAAGAATGTGTTTTACTGGTTTCAGAACCACAAGGCGAGGGAGAGGCAGAAAAAGCGTCGGCAGCTTGAGTTGTCTGCCGGAAAAAAGATGGGCTATAATGCTGAGACCACTCGGCAAGAACGAAGACAATCAggtgaaaatttttcaaaattatttcattatcttCTGCTGGTTTCATGTATATAGTTGTCAAGTCCATGGTcttatctaaattaattacatagcAAATATAATAGATTTCTCGTAcactttaagaaaaataaccaATAATCCAATGTAATCGGGATAAGAATTTTTTCGTTTCTCTATTTGGAAATTCAAAGTTGAagtttttgtttccttttcttttctctaagtataaataatttcctatttcagattgtattttgtttgtagattgaattttctattttgaatcatgttgtattttctatttatttaatatatacacttCATGTATataaaagttaatttattaaaaagattatattaaataagattgaaaaaatacaatataatttggATTAGAATATCTTATAAAGTTTGCTAGAGAATATCATGGGTTCAAAAGAGAAAGATCACAAATTTCTAAACATCCACTTTGTACACAAGATTGGACTTTTGTGATATGGACCCTATAACTTTGTTCTTTTCTGCCAGTTTATGAATAGATGgaattttgatttatcaaaaaaaaaaaaaaagaatagaatatGCATTAGAGTtggaataaaaatttcaatctgTTTATAAGCATATCACCTTCTAGTGATAAGACCACAATATGGAATAAGGAATTGAGtgctgaaaaaaattaaatttttccaacaaataAAAGTAATGTCACATCATTATTTAGTTAAAATgatgtatttaaaaaacaaaatatatcattCCAGAAAGagtgaaatatttattttttgagatgttccaaaaaagaaatggagacaaaaaaaaatatggatagTGGAAGGACATGTTTGCAGTATAGTATAATTTGTGTCTTTTCACTAAAGACACATTCTCATATATGCAAAAGTCATAATAAATCTTGCAAAACATGATTTGACTTGCAGGATTGAGCAGGAAATATTTGGAAATTGAGCATCCTAAGAGCTTGTCTGCACCCTCAAACTGCACCACAACTTCGCAGGTAcataaacatattttcttaCATCAAAATCTGTACCTTAATCTCCACCCTTTGCAAGTTAGACAATCCCATTGCACAAGTTCatcaaaaacaaacaaaaaagaaaaaagaaaaagaaaaccattgCACAAAACTCAAAACCTGACTTTGATGACTTACAagacacaacaaaaaattatatagcTTGAGGTCAAAAATTGAATGCAAAGTGAGGGAAAGCCTTTGCATGATGGGAAAAGAATGAGGCTAAAAAGCTGCACTCTACACTTTCTGTTGGGGCTGTTGTCATGAAAAGGTTTAGAATTTCTTGGACAAAGTGCAAGAAAATCACACTCACctttcttatatattaattgatttgtaagaaaattttctttttcagtatTCTGCACCAGTAGTGGTAGAAGAACGTCAAAAAGATGAGTGGACACAATTGGATCAGAAGGAATTGCAGCAGATTATAACAGCAAAGACTACTCAACGCAGCTGCTGGCAATTGGACTTATCTTCTTGCATGACTGCTCCCAACAACTCTGCACTACTCAAAATTACTGCTCCGGaccaagaaaatgagaaacCCTTTATTGCAGTTAATAAGGATGTGAGAGATGTTGAGAGTGAGATCAAGGAAATTAATCAAACTCTTCAGCTGTTTCCTGTAAGGAGCAGTGGTTTGAGTTCCTCTGAGGAAGAGAATGATGATGAGGTTTCAAGTGTAGCAACAAAATTGGCACCTAATCAGTTTTATGAGTTCCTTCCTACAAAACGTTGAGGAACACATAATATTATGTGGGTCGGTTCGTAGGTATCTAGGAGATGTACTATGTGAGTCTGTTTTCATTGTATTGATCATGTTTATGTATCATATGCTTTTTGTGTAATGGCTAATATCTagcttatataatatataatatataagtattgtGTAATGTGTTTGTGGTTtatcaacatataaaaatgTGTATTTTAGCAAAGGGAAAATTATGTAGTCCTCCCGTAAGGTtggatgtaattatatataaattctatgtggtatgaaaatttatatttagtgtaattttatgtgatttgagaaattacatctggTATCGCTAAcgtttatttttgtctataaAATACATAcctctattaattaaaatttaccaaatttattgatataacaaaaaatttgaatgaaaatcatccaaatttaatctcgattaaattattattgatttattgcatgttaaacagattttttataaacaaacCACCCTTATAGATCTTCACACGCTAGAACATATGAGGAAGTATATCATAATTTGATCAGAAAAGATTCGTTCAGCCTGCAATAAGCTAATCGagattaaatatgaattttcactcattttttttttctaataactgttaatttggtgatttttgataaattatctatttattaaataaaaataaacaccagagtattaacataatttttcaaatcatatacaatatacgtataatttatatcaaatctgAAGAGAGAATCGATGTAATTACCCCTTTTAACAATCATAGTTAGTCTTTTTCTTCGTCATTTTCCCTCGAAACCTGTTTCGTGTCACAATGGTAATACACCCGACAAATATATTCAATGTATAAACTATTTGGAAAACATTAAGCCAATAAAATGATGTGGACCTGCTCTGTTTTTCAGCATTAGAGTAGAGGTGCATAAGTGACAATGATCCTAAAAGCAATTCATCCTCacatagaaaaaaatacaattgtCTGGgactatataaattatatctttctgagtatatattattagtatgGTTGAAGAAATGTGTGCGCCCATAGACTCATCCCTGAACGCAAATTGGCATGCCACTTCGAAATGAATgagtaaaatttgaaataaggAGAGAAGTGGCGGTGTGGTGGCACTCATGGCATGCATGGAACCGACCATAAAATCTAGACAGAATCTACGTAAGAAAAAGACATTAATATTCTGAGTAGAGTACATAATAGTCTCTGGCAGTAAGAGGTTGGTAGGCCTCCTCCTTGGCCGTGTCCCAACCAGACAAAATTTGACACTGTATTTACAGTGCACAAGTCAATGGACTGCCCCATATCTAGCCCACctctttgtttggtttttcatactctctctctctctcttgataTTGCCTTTAGTTTACCATGTGGCACATGCAAGAATTAGCCTATTAAGATAACAAGCAGTAAGCAGTAGACTTCAATTCTATAtcatttttggaattttgagaatgtctGCAGGTTTTTGCATAAACATAATCAAACCCCGGAGAAGGCACATCCGAAGCTTGGCTTTCAAATCATGTTAATACATAAGCTACCAATCCATATTCCAACCACAGGAATCCAGCCAAGTTGAACATGTGCAGAATTTCATTCAGCAATACAAGGTGTAAACATACAGTATAATATCAGGGAGAGGAACAGAACAAGGGGAAACAGTAAAGAtacagaaaaaagagaaacaaagtaCAATATTATTACGAGCAAATCAACTCCATTTTTCAGtcattaaaagtaaatattctCTAGTACACAGATAAAAAGTAAGTTGAGAACTGGACCAATACATTGGTTAGAAACCTCATAAAGCATAGAGAGGCTCAGGCTCCACGTTTCTTCTGATCCTGAAAGCAATAGACatagatatatttaataatacgCTAATGGCATCAGTAAACAACAGCTCCAAGCATCAAGTTAACAGCCGAACATGCTATGAGTTGTTGCAGCAACTTCAACAAAACAGGTCATCTCTCAATGAAGAAGAACAATCACGATTAGTTAAAAGCT
The window above is part of the Sesamum indicum cultivar Zhongzhi No. 13 linkage group LG2, S_indicum_v1.0, whole genome shotgun sequence genome. Proteins encoded here:
- the LOC105156241 gene encoding WUSCHEL-related homeobox 1-like — translated: MWILKCNDNSQNGKTMSTDPLSAGRKLRPLMPRPITSYTTNTGAFSTPTTPCCCFHNPNFSAWNQPLSGACADYGVKREIMSRTPLVSSRWNPTPEQLHALEEMYQRGTKTPSAEQIQQIAAKLRRFGKIEGKNVFYWFQNHKARERQKKRRQLELSAGKKMGYNAETTRQERRQSGLSRKYLEIEHPKSLSAPSNCTTTSQYSAPVVVEERQKDEWTQLDQKELQQIITAKTTQRSCWQLDLSSCMTAPNNSALLKITAPDQENEKPFIAVNKDVRDVESEIKEINQTLQLFPVRSSGLSSSEEENDDEVSSVATKLAPNQFYEFLPTKR